From the genome of Toxoplasma gondii ME49 chromosome XII, whole genome shotgun sequence:
TCACCTGCCGAGTCCCAGGACGGCACGACTGTTCAACCAGCAGcagaacaggaggaagatcctgcatgcgccatgTCCACAGTCAAGAGAAAGATGAAGGATCCCGACAAAGAAGGCAACCCGTTTGTGAACGGCGTGGCAAGCGTTGATAAGAAAATGGAtccggaagcagagagaagcgcgcggCCTACTACACTTGCGACGTTGTGCAATTCATACCAGCGTGTGGCTCCAGCGGGCTCAGAAGGCAGTGAAAGAAATGGGCATCCTGGCGCGGGAGAGCGCGGGAATCTGGAGACTGTGAGTGGGAtcaacacagagaagacgcaagcATCTTATCTCGCCGATCGGAATGGTTTCCTTTATGCGGTGGCAACTCACATTTTCACCACTGCGTTCACGGATTCCGAACAGCGTTCTGCCTCTGAACTGGCGAATaccttcgcttctgccctACCCTCGTCACCATGCCCGGCTGCCGATCCACCTTCGCCCGCTCAAAACTCGAAGGGCACCTGTTCGACTCCTGCCGCGTCCGCGTCTGCTGCGAGTCGTCAAAAGGCTCTATCATCTCTCACCATGCCTCTATGGGCCTCTCCGTCAAGCCGCGGGAGTCGCGCGGCGCCAGGGGATCGGTCCTGGACCTACAGCCGCCTATGCATTCTCCTGGCGGGCCTGTCTCGAACAGGAGTGATTTATCCGCCGTTGTTCTACGCACTGAAGCCCATGGTCGTggcgcttcgcctccagtTTCCCCCACCCATGCTGGCGGCTCTGCTCGTTTCCTACGCCCATCTTGGGCCTGCAGACGAGACCGGTTTCGTTGACCTCTTTGGTACCTTAGGCCGGGAATTAGTCAAAGGCGTTAGAGGAATGGACGTCGCCGTCGTGGGCGTTGCAGCGAACGCCTTCGCAAATGCTGGTGTCCTCCACCAGGAATGGTTCGCAGTCGTGGCCGAGGTAagtggtgcatgcagaacagGCAGAGTGAGAACGAGagggggaaacagagaaacagaaatggaagcgagagagacgggaacGCTTTGTGCGAAGGGCAGCGTTGCGAAACCGTGTGCCTCTCGCGCGGTGGGAGGCGAGGGTCGCCGCCTTGCCCCTCGATCCAGCTGGCACCCACAAGCTGGTggacgaaacagacagagagttCTCTCGGCTGCGTCTCGTCTATGCATGTCTTATTTTTCCAATATGTCGGCAGGCGCTTTCCCGTGTCGAGgactgctgtctctttctaACAGGTCTCTCTCAAAGGAGATGCAGGAAGACAATGGGAATGAGCTTTTCGTGGGTCGAAGGTCTTGCTTCCCTGTTAGGGCCAAAACAAGGCCCCGCACTGAGGGCTCTGCGTGGATCTGTCTCCGCAGATGGCTTGACACGGTGGCGTGCACTGGATGCAAAAAGCGACGCTGGCAAAGCTCTCATTTACacatgtatgtgcatgcatctcctTTGAATGCGTGTGTGTCAGACGTTCCCATCTCGCATGCCACTTTGCTCGCCCCGTCTTCTCGGCATGATTGCGAATGCTTACGTGAGGCTAGGCCTCGTCGACGACcctctcctgccttctctgttccaCTGTGCGCGCCAGGTAGGAACTCAAAGTGCAAGACAAGAGGACCGAATAGACACAAGAAACGCATGTATAGTTCTTTCTTCCATGTTGTCTCCTGTCTACGTTCGTGCACAGGATTCAGTCACCGTAGAATTTCAGGCCTCGTCTCCTTTACACAGGCTGTGCGGAGGTTTCCCACTCCTACGCGCAGACACGTACGCAGGCAGGCATCTAGCTCGGCGTGGTGCAGTCTAGAGGGTATAACAGAAATCAGCTGGTGATGCAAGCGCGAAAACGGAGGCGCGGTCGGTTGTCGAAATCTCGCATAATACCATTTCCCCCTTTTGTCCGGAGTGGCATCAAACTGTAGAGATTTGCCGGTTTTGTTGTTGCAGCGTCTTCCAGAGTGTGACTGGCATACGCTTGCTCTTCTGTTTCAAGCGTCGACAAAGGTAAAGACTCTGGAACACACTCTCGGGTCCAGCGAGGAGTCTCTCTGCATTGCGAGTGGAGTGTTTTCCACGGTGTCAACTAGAAAGGACTCTTTGTTATGAAGGCAGAGCTTCACTGCAGTTTCTGCACTTTTGTTTGTCAATGCAAACGTCGCTGGAACTTTGACACTCGAACCgcaagacaaggaagagctCAGTATGTACACATGTGTGCACTGGCATTTTGGAAAGAGCAATGAGAGCCGGAGCAGGCAAAACGTGATGCTAGAGACGAACGTCCTCTCCGGATCATCAGGCATTGTGAGAAGCATGCTTCGGCTAAGTGTGGCACATCTCTCTGTGTTGGTTTCCAATTCTCTTATACCGTCGCCAGATCGGTTCTACCTACAGCGGCTTCAGTCGCGAGGCTGCCGACAGTGTCTGTCACGCTCTAGAACAAGAAGCACCGCGACACCCGGTCAAATCTGAAGCACGAAAATTTCTACTTTCCTTCAAGAACAATCCCTCCAAATGCGCTCCGTCTGTATTCCCGTCTCGGTCCAagctttcctcttcttctgagtCGATAGGGAATGAGCTTGAGGTGAATGTAACCAGGAATGAAGAACATTCGTTGGTGCGTCAGAGGTGTGATAACGTAGGTGGACCTTCGAGTGACTTGTCTGCCATGGAGTTAAGTGACCGACAGTTTTCCATTCGCGGCGAACTGGCTTCCACGTCAGCTTTCATCCTTTGTTACGCTCTGGCGAAGGCAAAAGGTCTTCTCAGCTCCACGCCTTCTCTAAGGAAAGGTGCATCTgggagggaaggcgagatACAGCAAtgcgagaaggaggaaatcTGGCAACTGCTGCTTGCCACAGAACTCACGCAAGTTGTGACACGCTTCGTCCCCAGCTGCAGATCCTTCGCAGAAGTAGCCAATACGTCTAGCGCGGTCGCCAGGTTCATAGAACTGAGAGAGGAAATGCTTTcaagagagggcagagagcAGGACAGCCTTCAACGCGAGACGAAAGTGTGTGGCGAGATGGTTGgaaacgacgagaagaacaaCACCTCGAACGAGGCATGGAAGAGTTCGACAGTCGCGTGTGCGGCTGACACACCGCGGGACAGAGCAGAAGGCTGTGCGGACCCTTCCGTCATTCGAAAGAAGTTGACCAAGTGAGATTCAAAGTGATGAAAGGCGCGGACAGATGAAATCTGTGGAGATTATGCTTGTTGTGTATCACGCTGTTTCATGTGTCGAATCTGCCCAAGTCATCGAGACAGGTTCTCAGAATGCTTTTCTGTCCACCTCTGTGACGTAGCTAGAGGACAAATCGTACGGTCGGCCTCGATGTTGCTCCCTAGTTCTGCAAGACTCCTTCATGTACTGTAGAAATACATGAGCGCTGGTTGGTGATCTTGGCGGATAGTCAAGTCTCAACCACAAACCGGCCCTTAATAGTGGAGCAACCATAGAGAACATTCGGGTGATATGTCGTCGTTCTCCCGTGTATGTCGTGTAGACGTTGCGTGTGGGGTTTTGGAGCAGACAGATTGACGGTCGCTTGACAATTAACGTTGACGTGTGTTCTTGTGTCAGCCAGATTCTGATTGCACTGGGGCTTCTGAAAATAATTGTGCATGGATCTCGGTGGCAAAGACTATGTTTTTTCCATTTCACTGGTATacgccttctgggcgtgctgcgtctctcgttttctctttctgcagctACCTGATCTCTGCGTGTGAGGCATATTTTCAAGCCGTTGAGGACCACCTGAGTTCCTTCCGAACACTTAAAAATGCCAGTCTTGGGCCACCCGAGGTAGGAAACAAAAGGGTGGTACAACCTTGGTCTTAATGAAAGGTCCTCAGTCGACGTTTGTGGCTAGAGCTATGAGACGAAAAGATAAGCGTATTTGCCTCTCGTGGTTTTCTCACGTTCCGCCTAAAGTGGACGTTTCACCCCTCTGCTATGGAAAGCCGGCATACCTCACAGACTCTGTTTATGGACCCGATGGCCACTCGCGCACTTACTTGCGGCTGGTATGTGGTGCTTCCCCACTGGATGAGGTTCTTTCGTTATTCTGATGTGCATTGCCCTGTGCTCTGGACAGCTCCATAAGCTTATCTGTGCGTTCCACGCTCTTCATCGGGCGAAAGGAGTGTCGCGTGCCACGCCCCGAAGGATGGTGGTTCTCGAGAGAATGATGTGCGACAACTCGGATCTCTTCCATGAAATGACCCTGCTACCTCTACGACAAATGGTACGTGTTCTTCGGCGAGGTAGACAAAAGTAGTCGGGAAGTGAGAGAGCGTTGACAGCCGCTGTGGAGGAACAAAGGTCCTAATATTCTTGTCACCGGCATTTGTCCGTATCTAAGGAGCGCGGCCAACAACTGAGAGCCTTCAGGGTCTACTGTACTCGTGAGGATGATCCTGTGAAAAATGCATGAGGTTCAGATTGAAATTGCCATAACggtttcgctttctttcatAGGCGTCCTGAGGCTGTGCACCGTCTTCCACCGGATTCCTTCTGGAGCAGTGTGTCGGGGCGCTAGCGTGTGTGAAGACACGAAGGGCCTCTTCTAAAGGTTCCGAAGAGGATACACGTGACTCACGATTCAATTAACCCTGAGTCGTCACTGTTGGATATACAGGAGCTAGTCCAGTGGCGGGTCGTGGGAAATCGGACTGTTTTTTGCGAGACAGGCCTGCATGTATGTTTGACACTGCAGCACATTCTCAGTCTGCTGCTGGAAATGCCGGTGTTGTTTCTCTCGGTTGTATTCTGTCCTCAGGCTGCAGCAGTGAGCTACCTTGGCATGGATAATGATGATATAATACAAACGTTTGTGATGCTTCAGCAAAAGcgcaaaaagaagaaggtaGCTGGTGTTCTTGCGGCTCCAGCACTGTCGGGCTGAGCAGGAATACATTTCCTGCACTGGAAAAACTTGGGGGATATCCGAAGGAACCTTCAGCTGCGGCGCCATCCAGCTAAGCAGTTCGTGCCCTTGGAGCATCTGTGAATCCTTTGTCTTCACCACAAATCGGCTGAGCAGTGGACTATAAGTGTGTTTTGGCTCGTCCGCAACTTACTCTTTTTCAAACCGAAAGGCTGCCACCCGCGTTCTGAGTAAGCACCGTCCTCGCGGATGGTTGAAAGAGTGGAACAGATCGTGTAGTGAACGTAGTCGGCTGTGAAGGCGTACGCAGAATGACCTTGCGCTATTCCGGCAGGCAGCGATGAGATTTCTGTAGATTTGGTGAGTGTCGGCTGGACAATTGAACATCGTGAGAGTACTTAAGGGGCGTATAGAGGTAGCCGTAAGTATCTGTCACCGTCCTTCAGTCTCTGCTGCAAGACCGGCAGATACTAGTATTCAAGCAGGAATTTGCCAAGCAAAGAGACTCCGCTATCATTGTTTACAGAAACGAAATTGTTCTTTTGACGAAAAGGGCCACAGGCAACTACAAAGCTTTTAGCACGTGAACCcacatgtgcatatgtgGCAACCCACCCGCTTTCAAAGGTCTGCCGGCCATTGTCAGAACTATCACAGACTGAGAGCATGGTGCACGATGAGCAGGCTGCGATGAACCGATATGGGGGTCGCGGTCCTGCCAGAACTTGTACACAAACAGTGCCTCTACGTTAATCTCCCTGTGCATGTCGTTAATGGAAATTGGAGACTAGTGCAGCACGTTGCAATTGCTGGGAAGTGGAACGTTCAAGAAAATTTTAGCATTTCTATGGAGGCACTGTGGAGATGAACCACTTAAGTGATCTCCATCACATACCTAACGCCGATTGTTAGGGCAATACAGCGTCATCTCCGTGAAGCCGTTTGCCCTCAGATCACTGCGCAGGATGTTGGTGTAAAGTACAAACGACTCCAAACAGGCTCGTCTGGGGTTAGATATGGCGACCGCAGGATCAGAAACACTGCCCGGATGTGCGAGTCAACTAGTCCTCCCCAAGTGCTTTTTCGCGGCGCGACAGCgcctgacgaagaagatccTCTGACAAAGCGTTTTCTCCCAGTCTTGTGTTTGGCTCCGTCAGCGGCCACCGCTGATTCAGTGATGCTTCTTGTTGATGCCATTCGAAGTCCAGCTCCGGCCCCAGGGGACTGTGATATACTGGGTGAAAGCGGAGATGGTCAGGAGGAGAAACCTGCATAACCTGAAAGAAAGCGTAGGCGTCAGTGGACTGCAACCTTGTAAGGTTCGGTTTAATAGCGTTTTAGGCAGTTCAGTGGTATGCAGGTCCAGGGCGGCACACTCGCACGTCATCGAATGCCTCGTAGCTTCCGAGCTACTCCAACACTAAGTCATGCAGGTTGACGAAATGAGCCGGCTTGAAGTGGATCGGAAAACAATTAAGGACTCTCTACATCTGAATAGAGAGAAGCAGGCTTCTGTCGATTCCGTGACCTCGAGATGGACATTTCTGGTCGGCCTGTTTGTATCACCCACCTGCACATCGACGTGGCCTCGGCCAAACTTGATCTCGGATTCAATTGTTCTCCGCACACCGGCGTCCGGCGCTAGCACAGTGTCTTTAGCTTCTAGGTATCCGCGATTTTCTAGTGAAATCATTCCCTACACATGGTACACGCCGAGACAACCTCCCCTCGATTGCATTGTTGTCAATCCCCCGTGTCTGTAATAAAAGAGCCTGCACACTTTGTGAAACCATCAAGTAGCTACGACATATAAAGAcgggacagagaaaaagtggTGGTGGTGGTGTCTTCATTACGTTTACTGCTTGCATTGGACACGAGGGGAGTACAAGGAAGTCAGATATTGACAATTTTCGCTCATCCATCGTAGCGCGACCTTAGATGGTCGAAGAGGCCAAACAAAAAAAAGGTGAAAATAAGCAGAAGTTACCGAAACCCGCCTCACGTACTTCCTTAGCAAGAATGTACGTGCTCGCCAAAATCTTGCATCTGTCTTGCGCTATGATATGACGCTGCGCAATAATCTCTCCGCTGATTGACTGAACGACAGATCCAGCGCCACAGTAAATGTCCCCGTACGCGGATCCGATTGCTGAGAACAAAAAACAAACATGCACTCAGAGCACGCTCATCTGTGTTTCCGACTGAAATCGTCGTCTGGTCCGTTTCGTACGGTCGTCTGCCCTATGTAGCGTACGGGATGTGCATGAATTCGTTCTGCCTCCCCATACAATCAAAACGCAACCTGCCttggaggagaaaaagactcCCTTTTGTCAGTTCTTCCCTGGCGTCATGTTGGTTATCTTATTGAGAAGGTGGATGAACGCACTCTGGACTTTCTTAGCGACAATACTGCTGTTTAAATTGGCCCGCAAAAACCATAAACGGGTTACGATGAAGAGGAACCCAAATGGTATCTTACCTTCTGCCGACACGACTGCTCCGTTCATCACGTGCAAGCTCTCTCGCTGAACTGTCAGCCAGTGTCGAACCCTAACTTCGGCGCCACCACTTATTTCTGCTCCTCCGTTAACCATTAGATCTCCACTGGCGCCAGCAAGCGTGCTCCCTGTTCTGACGTATAGATCTCCGCAATAAATGCTCCCTGTGCGGAACGAAGTACCGAAAAACAAATTCTTTATAGTATGTGTCTCAACGAGAAGATCGGCATAACTCGTGGTCGCTGCGCAGGTCCCTCACTTTCATGGGAGAGGGTGAAATCTCGGCTTCTGCGGTTTGTGAAGCAGTCCATGTACATCATGGGCTGCAAGGGTTCGCCATGTGGAAACCCACTGGAAGTAATTGCTGGCTCAAATTTCGAGCCGTCTAAGGTTAGCTACGAAGCCAAAAGAAGCTCGACCTACGGTATCATCATCTACGTCAGCCATCGTTTGCACCGACATTACCCCTGCCTCACACACCGGTTTATTTTTTGTCACTACTCACCTTTGTGGACCTCAAGGTTGCTGTGCacaagaagggagagaacactGTCTACCGTCACGTCGCCCAGCCTCACTTCTACGAGTCCGCCCTTGAACAGTTGAAGGCTGCCGCCACCGGAAACACGAATGCCTCCCTTGCCAAAAACAGTGAGCTTAGATCTGCCTGCAAGTTGGGAGAAAGTGTTGTTGAGGTACACCTGACCCCCGACGAGTATCGACGAGCGGACAGCTGCCAGAGCCGGGAGTCGAACACGCGTTGAGTTCTTTTCCTCCACGTTGCTCAGCATGTCATCTGTCAAGGAGACATCCTCACCATCTGAATCGAACACAGGAATATTCCACACTCTTGGCAAGCCTTGAGCATCGGAAGTCCCGTGTGATGAGTCCCCATTTTCTTCGGAGTCGCTGTCGAACTGCGTCTGATTCAACAAAAGGGGCTTCCGTTCATGTTCATCAAGCCTCCTGTGCACTTGCAGTAGCCCTGATGTGTTGTGCCACTCAGTGGCCACAGAGAGGCTTGAACTGaggtttgtttcttcttcctctaccTCGTCTacctgcttcttttcttgtgtGTCGTCTTGAGCACCCGCAGGTCCGCCACTGTTTCCTGGCAGCACAGTctcaggcgaagaagaaagcataATTCCTTCTTCCACGCTGGTGGCATCCTTAGTTTCCTCGCCCGGAAAACCGAAGTCGTCTTCCATCTCCGCATCGTCTGTCGTGTCCTGCTCACTGTCGGTATCCGTTTCAGGCACCGGTGAAGGCTCCGTTTCGAGCTGCGCTCGAGTTATCCCGTCCGACTCAGTGAAGTATCTCCCTGAGGCTGCGAGACTACCGTTGACCTGTAAGTGAGCCTCGTTCAAAATAATGCTGCTTCGCGCGACCAGCCCTCCCCGTTTAACCTGTAAATCCGAATTGGTAACTTCTACCATTCCATCGACCACGAGCAAAGGAACTCGGTCAACGACCATTGTGCTGCTATGCGCTAATTTCAGCGCATGCCTGACGTGAGCTGTCTCTGTGGGTGCCGTATGGAGGAAGCCGTTCGATTCCAGCTTTACGAAGCCGGCGTCAAACACTCTGCCAGCAATCCGGGCATTTGAGCCGTCAAAAAGTGTTAGTGCTGTAGAGTTGAAGCTTCCCATGACTAGAAGTTCTGAGGCTTCCACAAGGGAAACTAGGCTGATCGCATCCAGAGAACCGCCAACAACAGCTTCCGACAGATTGTCCAGGACCACTGATGACGTTAAAAGATTGCTGGTGAAGTAGATGTCGCTGGCCGAAGCTTTGAAAGTGAAGGGCAACACACAGCAGACATGCAGCGCCGTGGTTATCTTACCTGTGTTGACTGTGACAACAGTATGGAAAGACGAAAATGGCACATGGGAAATTAGATAAGAATTCTCGTTAATGACGCAACCAATGTGCTTCCTCAGTCACTCCAATACGACAGTCAACCCATTTACTTGAGATATGCACTGAACTTCAATTCAGGCCTGTCAGAGGAGTCAACCAGACTTACCTTGTGTATCGAAAGCGATATGTCCTGGTCCGGTTTGATAGAAGTAAGAACCACCTCGAACATACAAGTTGCTAAATAAGTTCAGACTGAGGCCGCCTAATGTGACGATCGAGGCATCTCTGGTGATCAGCCCCGCCGCCCCAGTATCAGATAAATAGTTGCCACAGACCGAGTTCAATCTTGAGGCACCGTATATCTCTGACGCGTCAGCACGGATATTTCCGAAGACGACCATTTGTGACGATCGAGAGATAACAAGCTTGCCAGATACAACGTCTCCGACTGGAGCAGGCGTTTCCGGCCAATCCATCACACGTTCGGTAATTCCAGCCTCGTCATTGACGCCTTCAGTCGCCGGCACACCATCCGTGCCCAATATCGGGCAGTTGATTTCAACGGTAAGAGTTTTCTTCCTGTTTGAATCCGCGTATGCCAGTCCTGCGGCCTGAAGTGTCGCCCGGTCACTTGATACCCACTTGTCCATAGGCTCGTACGTGCGCCTGAAGAAGACCAGATGATTTATGTGCTTGCCGAGTTTCTTTTGAATTTTCTCCTCAATATCTTTGGCGGATATGGGCGGTTCGATGTCGTCCCCCCTATTTTCAGAAGGCCCATGCTCCTTTCCGCCACTGCTAGGAAGCTGCCCTGTCAATGTTGCGCGAACGGCCTCTCGCGCGCCTCGCATCCCAACTAGCACCTCGGCTCCGGAATCTAAAAGCACTTCAGTAGCTGTCAAAGACCCACCAATCTGAACACTTCCTGAGACGAATAAGGAAGCACCTTCAAACTTGAGTGATCccaagcgaggaagagagtgcAAAAGACAGCGGTTCAAAAGGTAAGGAGTGGGCGAGTCAAACACCCGGGTGCCGTTTACCCCTGCAGGCATCGCGCACATACCAGTACGGTGGAGTCCTCTCACAGAGTTAGATATAAAATTAGAAACCAGATGTTCAACGACAAACATAGCAGAAGTCGGGTCTTCTGACTTCCTATCAGAACAAGAGTTTGCCGTCTCGTTGTGCAAACACGTTTGTTCCACCATAAGGCAAACCATATGTTGTCAAACCCACGTTAACTAGTCTTGTCGTAAAAGtattgtctctctcttgttgtgTGTATAGGAGCATCCAGAATGCTGAACGCCAAACTGCAACTGGCATTTCAACTTCGGCTTCCATAGGCAGCTCACCAGGCATGACGCTGAGGCGACCATCGACATGCAGATTTCCACACAGGGTCAAGTTGCCCTGCAGAACGTACTGGTGACAGTCCCGGAGAACGAGCGCATTCTCTTCAGTATCTTCGAAGTAATCGGGTTTATTCTCGCGCTGAATATTTGCCGACGAGAAGTGGCCATACCTGGAAGTTAGTAACCCCATCATAGCGTCTCACAGTTGAAtaatattatatatatatatatatatatatataaatgtttAGGGGGCGCGATGCGCAAAAcgcctgcgtctccctcAAGCTTCTAGTTGAACATTTGAGTCATTTCTGCGCTATTTGGGTGCCCGGATTCGGGCTACAACAACCACCGACTCAATAGTTAAATGctgcggcagagaagaaaaacagaaagttTCTAGCCACGGCATTCTCAGAAAGGGGCCGCCAGAGACTTTCCTCATCACGCTTACCGAATCACGGCTGCGGGGAAGTACGAGGGGTGCCGAACATGAAACGATTTGTAGTTGAGACATAGGGAGTCCGAATGTGCCAGCAAAGGAGAGCTCAAGAGAGCGTCGGGCACTCTCGATTTGAGTTCCAAACTAATGCCATACTGCAGAACAGTTTCAGCCCTGACACGTTGCCCTGCAAAagtgagaagagaggagggaagtgGAGTTACTCGTAATAATTCGCATGCAATACTTTAAAGGTTCGCGTATGCTCTGTATGAAAGACGCAAGAACTGGATGTGCCAACGGCTAATACGGTCCGGTCCGTTGAGATGGGGACGGGATTGAAGTTCATACTTTGATACGCCACACCATAGTTGTCGACAGCAGCTCTGGCAATGCCTTACTGTGGATTGTGGATGCATACTCCCATTCCTAGAAACACAAGTTGCCTACTCCCTTCACATTTCTCCTTGAGCATTTCTCGTGTGGGTCGGAGGCACACGAAGTACGTAGGACTACACGGCTCTACAGAGACCGTAACAGTTTCAGTCAAAGTTTGAGATACACTTGAAAAGAATAGACATGAGCGCGGCGACACAAGACCCACAGGCAGCAATCATCTTTTGCgatgcttcttttctgcagcaGTCGCTGTGCCCGCTCAATACGACTGAATATGAATTCTTCATGCCTACCTCGATCATCGTTGCCGTTTCCACCCAGGCTTTGTCCATCGCCAATAGCGATCCAGCTCCAGATTGCCAAGATCAGAATAGTGGAAGCCCAAGGCATGGCGTCGGGGAGTGCAGTTGCAGGGAAGATAACAAAACGACACACTTGGGTAGCTTAGGAACCAAAATGCAGGTTATCGCCCGGTCTTCTGCTGTCAGCCGGCCTATccctttcgcgtttttcaaTCAGTGAAAAGAAACCCGCCTGGCCTTTTCTTAAGAAACAGAAAGTGAGAAAGGAGCAGGTGGCACCAACAGGGGAAGTCTGCTATCTCAGTCGACGCTAACTCCTGATAACTAGGTTAACAGATTGAAATATGACTCAAGTCTGTGAAATACTCGCGAATGTGGCATTCGCCTTCATGAAACAGTAGAGCCGAaacaagcgagaaaaaaagaggtgAAAAGGAACGGAATATCATGGACAGCGATGCTCATAAACCATTTCGATTGGCCCTTCATGGCCTTGAGAGCGACCAGGTGCGAAGACTATACGACACGCCTCTTGGAGAATGCCGAGCGCATAAATGTGGACCCGCTTAGTCCACAGTACGTGCAAATGCTTCAGAATACAGTTTGCTCATATTATCATACTATCGTCGTACGTCAACAGTTAGAAAAAATAAATAACTTCAGACGAAATTTGAAGAGCTGGCTTGCAGCAGCACTTCACACACGAGCGAGATCGGCTGCAGATCCCACGTCAACCCATGGTGTCATGGGCTgattgtttttctttttgaaGGGCCAACTGTACTATACCGTCGCTTCGAAAGCTCCCTCAACATTTTTGAGTTGTTTCGCTCTGTCCATTTCCTCTCGTCTGGCTGCTGCATCCTTCGTTCATGCACATCCTGTGTTGTCATCGACGCACAGTGGAGCTTGGTAACAGTTGAAAGGAATATTGATCACACTGGTGGCACTCGATACCGTGGTGCCTAGCAAAACAAAACCGACACAACAGGCATTTCTCTTCCATAAACCAGGAGGAAGCATTTGCTACGCTGCATCTAAATGGCTTTTGTGTCGGAAGGCCGTTCAAGACACAACGAGATGCGGCGGAACAGCATGTTTTCCATTCACGTGGAGAGCAGTTGTGAGAAGCGTATCCACCAGCGTTGTGTGATGTCTTAGTCATTCAGTTACATCTTCGACGTTTGATGGCATTAACCGGGAAGTCAGCTCGTTTTTTCTAGGCAGCGACCGCCAATGCCTCGATCGCTGGAGGCTATGTAGAGGGTCAAGTAAAATTCCCTGTGATGTGGTCCGGGGAACCATGTTACGACACTGCCGAAGTGGAGCAAACTGCACTCATCCGAAGGGGACCCCTACGGAATTTGCAATATCTTTGTGGCTGGCAACATATATCTCTTCTTAGCAACGCCACACTGTCTGTGTTTGCTAAGACGAAGCGGTACATCCTGGCAGTAACGCGCACGGAAGATTCGCGGCTCTTCCTCCTATCTTCAGGTGTTGTCGTTTGATGGAAGCTGTGCTTGAGAAGTCTCCTATGCGCCCAGCACATCTGGACACTTGTTCCCCAAAAAAAGTCGCGCAGTCGCTCCGAAAAATCAAATGTTCAAACCATTGTGATCTCTTAAGAACAGAGGAGATTAAAAATGAACAGTTAAGGTCTAATCAGTATCTCGAAGAAACTGGGGAATCCGATTCTGGCGGGGCCAGAGCTGTGTGGGAAACAGAAATTCTGGGGGACAGAAACAAAACCGAGCGGCATATCAGTCGGCTGTCCAGCTTCTCATCAACAATCAAGAACATAGTTTCGTGATTGCACACAGCgcaaagacaggaaaaaatcaaaacgaagaaaagtaTCCTTTTACTTTGCCATCATCATTTTAACGAACTCCTCGTAGTTGATCTGG
Proteins encoded in this window:
- a CDS encoding hypothetical protein (encoded by transcript TGME49_249215); this translates as MWLIGRVVPRSFNGFPANGGDKYLGGASVAMQSPSACGHLRQFRVCSFPIRSSIPRSRRQRLQETANSVGKTHRADSRKEGNRERQWMQDSSAPVVRERRTETTAHVVFQRPRRDTEKRSDATQARERRRRGAPKKRAYFERGEQGEELREISMAFRVPDTHQKTALSRHVSGLRSPWWSFTDRLFVGKRFYQSDRQRAAAEAQLEKREAAVYAPRSFGQLYEPRSARSKKVHRQWVKEVPFYLQPAVAERNAVIKSQRALSADSFRSRYSQNASSLTTQNSEMPPQLAKIFERSRDQEASSREEILFTLLRLLSSVRLRQKAAKQRSERAREGLAQVSEGEEVKGENPARTGEAVAIPGLDKENLSALDQRIMEYIDSWTVSDIGLLLVTRRELRDCLSRSRTRGRDHSTDFDEGDEKLTRALLRRLVFQRGQPFSQYASLYALQALLHLSQSRQLRSTHAALKTRRGEGAGVAASDGFGGREEGKEEGHPATEGLGKTAGVRGRGQDQNRLRDVDAFEDADMVNMIVKRVGRNMASCDLEILARIVNVLSSLPLPPKEITRKSRQEGEDSQHSSPPWSSPAESQDGTTVQPAAEQEEDPACAMSTVKRKMKDPDKEGNPFVNGVASVDKKMDPEAERSARPTTLATLCNSYQRVAPAGSEGSERNGHPGAGERGNLETVSGINTEKTQASYLADRNGFLYAVATHIFTTAFTDSEQRSASELANTFASALPSSPCPAADPPSPAQNSKGTCSTPAASASAASRQKALSSLTMPLWASPSSRGSRAAPGDRSWTYSRLCILLAGLSRTGVIYPPLFYALKPMVVALRLQFPPPMLAALLVSYAHLGPADETGFVDLFGTLGRELVKGVRGMDVAVVGVAANAFANAGVLHQEWFAVVAETFPSRMPLCSPRLLGMIANAYVRLGLVDDPLLPSLFHCARQRLPECDWHTLALLFQASTKIGSTYSGFSREAADSVCHALEQEAPRHPVKSEARKFLLSFKNNPSKCAPSVFPSRSKLSSSSESIGNELEVNVTRNEEHSLVRQRCDNVGGPSSDLSAMELSDRQFSIRGELASTSAFILCYALAKAKGLLSSTPSLRKGASGREGEIQQCEKEEIWQLLLATELTQVVTRFVPSCRSFAEVANTSSAVARFIELREEMLSREGREQDSLQRETKVCGEMVGNDEKNNTSNEAWKSSTVACAADTPRDRAEGCADPSVIRKKLTNYLISACEAYFQAVEDHLSSFRTLKNASLGPPELHKLICAFHALHRAKGVSRATPRRMVVLERMMCDNSDLFHEMTLLPLRQMAAAVSYLGMDNDDIIQTFVMLQQKRKKKKVAGVLAAPALSG